CATGCACTGCTGAACACAATCACCACAgtggggaaaagaaaaaagagacaaagaacAGAAAATCAACAGTAAGATACGCAGACCGCGAGGGAGGGGGCAAAAGGACCGAAATTGAGCCCGAGTCAAGTATGACGAGAGCTTTCTCTCGACATTAGAcccccatttctttttcggcACCAGCACCTGGATCGAGATAATCCTCACGTTCTGCCGCTTCGTACTCGGCGACGAGATCCATCACCACGGCCCTGGCCTCGTCGAATTCCCCGAATCCGTCGGCGAACGGAGCCTCTTTCCTGTACGGCTCCAGGAAAGCATTTCGCTTGCGCAGGCGATCGTATTGTTGAAtgatgcgcttgaagagAGTCGCCACCGAAGTATGATTGGCGAGCATCAGGCCGCTCACTCGGTGCGAATGTTGCAAGTATGGCGATTTTTTGGTTAGGGCAACCTGAATGCTGGCGGGACCCCAGGGGATAAAGGACGCGAGGCGACGCTCACGGATACGTAACAGGGACTTGTGCACGTCGGTGGGGTCGGCCTCACCCTGGATCATGTTCAGGATACTGATGTAGCAGCTGGATTTGCTTGGGGTCATGGAGACCATGCGGTTCTTCGGTTGCAAGAGACGACGCATCACGTCGAGCACGGTGGTCTTGCGCACCGTCTTGGCCTGTTCGATGTTGTCGCCGGTGAAAGGGGTGTATGAGGTGAGCAAGAAATGGCAGCGGGGCGTGGGGATGAGCGAGGCAATGATCCCAGCGAGATCGTTGTGCATGTAACCGGGGTAGCGGAGTGTGGCTGTGGATGCGGACATGACCGTCGAGACCTGCGGCAGAGTTAGAATCTACGGAGACTGTGATCGACACATCCGGACGGTCAACGGCACCTTACCAGTTGGTTGGTCTGATCAAAATTCGTTGTGTCGTCAATCGAACCTGGCCTCATGTGAAGTCGATCTGCAACGATGCGAGACAGGGCGCCATTGTCAAGTACCACCTGCCGGAGACCGATTTAGCCgatcaatctcatctccagtATACGCTTCGAACCGACAAACATACCACCGAGTCCGCATCCTGCGTCAGCCGTCGCATGGAGAGTAGACTGTTGTATGGGTTAACCACGACGTCCGTTGTTTGCATGTCTGGAAACACGGAGTAGGTCTGAATGAGTTTCTTGGGAAATCGATCGTTCATCCGCTCCAAGAGATAACTTCCCAAGCCTGAACCGGTTCCACCAGCAATCGAGTGTAGTAGCATGAAACCCTAACCTCGAAATGTGAGTGACGGACTCTCACGGGGAATTTTTGTCGACTTATGTGATCTTTCCGGCCTTCTGCCTTGGGGATCGAATCATACCTCGAGCGAGTCACTGCCATCTGCTTCTCGATCAATCATGTCGAATATCTCTTCTTGAACACCTTCACCAGCAGCATATCCCGCACCCCAGTTATTTCCTGCGCCGACTCCATTCTGTCCGATAAAGAAGTTCTCGGGGTTGTAGATGTTGCGGTAAGGACCAGATTGAATCGCATGGAGGACCTGCACAGCTTCAGCAACCCAGATTTCGCTCGTGATGGGCATTTCCCccgcctcttccttttcttatcttttttttttctcaatatGATCGGTCTTTGCAAGGATTCAAGatgggaggggaggaggcTGTCATACTCGTGGTTCTAAATCCAGCAATATGGCTCGAGGAATGTATCGGGTATCGTCACTCTGTACCAAGTTGGGCCAGTCATTAGCCTTTGCGGTTGAGGCATTCTCAAAGCTCATGAGGGTGCTTCACAAACCTGGTAGAAAAACACATCTTTACGATCGCCGCCTTCGGTCGCAAACTCTTCGAGATTGCCGTCTTGGCTGATACCATGCTCCAGACAAAGTTGTTGCCAAAATTGACTACCAACTGCAAGGAATAGTCAGCAACCAGAAGTTTGCTCCTAGGATCTCAGATTGGCATCTGCGGCTTGGAATCCTTCTCGTGCTGATCGACTCTTTTTTTGATGTGCGGCGCTAAGAGCGACTCACGAGAACTTGAAAGGCCGCGGAGGAGCAAAACATACCGTTGTTGCCGCATTGGCCGGCTTGAATCGTGATGATTTCCCTGGACAGCAAGTTAGTCACTGCTTCAAGGAGATCCGATGAAGATGCTAGCTCTCAATCGAACCTGGACCTCCTACCTAGGCATCTTGATTCAGCTCGTCACCTCGTCGGGATTGTCAGTACACGCGTACCGCGCGTTGGCGCGGGGAACAATTTGGGCTCGGAGCTGAGGGCCTTAGGCATCACTATCCACCTCGGCACTTGGGGTGTCGTCATGAATGAAGATGCGCAGCGGAATTTGGTGCTTCAGTTCTTGCAACTTATCTCTTTAATTGACATTAATTAGCAGCTGCTTTTATGTTTCTTCGATAAGAAAAGTTTGCAAAACTCAAATATACGTTCAACCCAACCCATTGACTATTGGCTTCCATTCGccacactttttttttttttttacagCACTGGCCGGGCCCTCCCTTCTGGATTTAGTATCCAGAACGACAATGATCCGCCAGCTGACGAGAGCCTGCGAGAACACCGTCGACAATGCGGACTCGCGAACCATTTGACTCCCCGTAGGCCGCAATGCATCCTTCTCGGACTGCCTCATCCATACCAACCATGCCTGCACATCCCAGACAGACTGCAGCCACAAAAGTTTTAGAATTCCGCAGGAGAGACGCCGTTGCTTCAGAGATTCGACGTTTGACTTCCCGAGGATCCGTATGATGCAGTTCAATGGCGGAAAGCCCCGTCGTTGCGACTCCAGCAAAGCAGGCGGGGGGATCTCTGCCTTTGCCCACGAGCATTTCGGTAACCGCATTGGTGAGCTCCTGCTTCCAAGCACTCCCGGTGGTCACAATGCCGAAGGAGTCTTCCACTTGCTCGCGGGCGTACTGCACAGATGTCAGGTTGAATGCACTGATCAAGGACATGGATGTTGTCACGCTGGCTTCAAAGATTCCCGTGACGAACCGGCGGCGTTGATCCCGGTGCGTTCCTTCGTACTCGGCGATGGCTTTGCGTATCATTCCCACGAGAGGATGGGCCGAGTAGCAGGCCACTAAGAAAGCATCGTAGTCTTGGATGTGCTGGCAGACATCTCTGCATGTCCATGCTGTCTTGGCCGAGTCTTCGGGTCCGTTGATGCTATCAATTGGTCCTTCTGAATCGGGCGAGTCGGGGCTGGGATCCTCTCGTGGGGAAGTATAGAACGTCCACTCGACATCCTGAAAGTCAAGTCTTTTGATGATCGGTTTCAAGGCATCTGTCATCTCCACTGAAACATTAGGATTGATGACCATGATTCGGAAGGTGTCATTTTTCCTTTCCGATGCCATTTCGAGGGCCGAGAGGACGTGGATGAGTCGGACGTATTGCAAAATGCCAGGACCTCAAGCCGAGAACGGAAGACTAGCGATTTTAATTTGACCAAAGCCTCGTCAGAGTTTGATATAGCAGTCCAGCAGTGCTTGTAGTCTTGCGCTGCTTCGCTGTGCGTGCGGCACTGGCGCTGGTGGAGCCGATGGCGACAGCTATTGTTGTCAAAGCGGTAATTTCCGCAGCCCCTCCCCCGCACGTCTTCGTCTCCAACAGTGTAGCCTTCACACGCTCGGTCGTTGATCTGTCGGCAAACTTCTTCAAGCAAGAATCTCTACACCGAAGATATAAATCACCGTCATGCCGCTGATTGCACAGAACCCTCAGCCTCGGGTCATCCTGGGCTTGATGACTTTTGGCCCGGACGAGTCCAAAGGGGCCCGCATCACATCACTCGACGAGTACAAGAAATGTCTCGACTACTTCCAACAACAAGGCTTCAACGAAATCGACACCGCCCGAATCTACGTGGGGGGCGAACAGGAGGCGTTTACAGCCAAGGCTCAGTGGAAGGAGCGCGGGCTGACCCTCGCGACCAAATGGTATCCGATCGAAGCCGGTGCCCACAAACCCGCAGTGGTGCGCGAGAAGCTCGAGCTATCTTTGAAGGAGTTGAACACCGACCAAGTCGATATCTTCTACCTTCATGCACCGGACCGCTCGGTGCCATTCGCAGAGACTCTGGAAGAGGTCAACAAGCTGCACAAGGAGGGTAAGTTTGTGCAGCTGGGCCTGAGCAACTACACGGCTTTCGAGGTTGCCGAGATCGTCACAACATGTGCGGAGCGGGGCTGGGTGCGTCCGACTATCTATCAAGCCATGTACAATGCCATCAGTGAGTGAAGAATAGTCCCATCTGTGCTCCCATGCATGCAGTCTTTCGCATCGCATAGTGCTTCCGGAGGGGGTTTCAGACATGGCTAACGGTGGGCACTTTAGCTCGCAACATCGAGACCGAACTGGTACCTGTTTGCCGACGCTACGGCATTGATATTGTGGTTTACAATCCTCTGGCGGGAGGTCTGTTCTCCGGAAAGTACAAGACCAAGGATGTTCCTGCGGAGGGGCGATACAGCGATAAGCACGGGACCGGCAACAACTACCGGAATCGGTATTTCCGCGATGCCAACTTTGAGGCTCTGAGTTTGATTGAGCCCGTTGTGGAAAAGCATGGACTGACTCTGATCGAGACGGCTTTGCGGTGGGTGCGGCACCATTCGGCTCTGAAGATGGATGGGGACGGTCGGGACGGAGTCATTGTTGGCGTCAGCAGCTTCAATCAGCTCGAGAGCAATCTCAAGGATTTGCAGAAAGGTCCTTTGCCAGAGGAGGTGGTGAAGGCTTTGGATGAGGCCTGGATGATTGCGAAGGCTTACTCTGCCAACTACTGGCATTTGGATCTGAAGTACACCTATGATACTCAGGAGGCGCTCTTCAAACCCAAGCCCAAAGTCTAATGACCTGACTATAATGTTGTACATTGGTGGCTAAGATGTTGCGAGAGAGACCACTTTGTTGCATAGAATATCCAAAGAGATACATACTGAAATGAAGTTTCTGCCCATGCTTGACACCAACAGTTTCGAATGACCAGGCCTGATGACCGGGTTGCGCTTGTCGAAGAGAACATGCCAGAGTGATCATGCCCGGACCACCAAGCTCCCCCGGTAGTCCGTCAGATGATTGTTCGACAAGCCACAAGTGGGCTGGCCCGAACGGAGTAAAGCATCGTTGATTTCAAGAATGACACCCCTCAAAATGCGCCCATTTCGCTTGGTTTCTGCATGCCCAGAATGAACGTGGACCCGAAACGTGCTCAATGTAGTCACTCGGCAGAGACTGTAGGCTCCAGCCAGGAGTAAAGGGCGAGAATCATGGAACGGTGGTAAAAGGGCAAGAGCGTTCACCTGAAGCAGACCCACCGGATCCCCGCTGGGCGCCCAGGCCTCCATCACGTGTGTCCGCCATTCCCAAAGCGGTATGGGGCCCTGGATGACGACGGTGTCCAATCCTTGAAGGACCGCTGCACCTGTACATGAAAGTGGCAGGCGGCTTTCTAGAATTGTCGATTACCGGGTTTTGCAATCAGTTCCTCCTTGACCACGGAATCCACGTGAATCTACTACTGCTGAATGTCCTTCgcgctcatcatccatcgcaAAGACACTCACTCACCTTTCGACATTCACGGCTAGCCCGTCTCCCCCGTGGCCGAAGAGCCATTCACCACGGAACAGTGCGATGACCACATACGGAGCTACAGCAAATCCTCAGCCCCTCCAGCACGCTTTGCCCTGTGATACCCCCCTACGACATCCCTACCAACGAAAGGACCGATTGTGATTGAAGGGACCCCACCACGCGACCCGATTCATTCGAGGGACTTTGAAAACATCAACGTCAACCTCACTTCCAGCTTCCGCGGGACAGCTCCAGCACTCAAAGTGCAAGACATTCCAGACACGCTGGCGTCCAAGTTCTCTGTAAAGAGTAGCAGGGTTCCTCCAAAGAACAACGTGGCCGAACAGCGTTGTGGCTTCAGACAGCATCGAACTTGAGGATTCGCGGGACCAAAGGCCGGACCTATCTCGCACGTCTCTGGAATCAGACGACGAAATGGTTGTGAACCGGCCTCCAATGCATCGGCCAACCGACGGCCGATCGCAGCAACCGTTACTCAAAGACGATCCTTCTCCACGGCTTGATCGATCAAGCTTCAGCCATGACACAGAACATCGACCCATGTTGCACCATACCCGTCGGCCGACCATTCAATCCCGAAATTCCGAATATGACGCTGCGCAAGCAACCCGGAAGAAGTACATAATCGCAGCGGGGTTTCTACTGTTGAGTTTGGCGAGCTTCGTCGTTCAGACCGAGACAGCTGTATACATTCAGCATGAACTACACTGGGATAAACCGTATTGTATGCTGTAAGTTGATCGGGTTCTCCCTCCTGTGCGCTCCGGCGCcgctgtctctctctctctctctctctctcttggccAGTGCGCCTTGGGACCAGTCGGACTGTTGTCtgactctttttctcctttttcttcactGCAGGTACATCACCCATGGCTCCTGGTCATTGCTGTGGCCCTTTCAACTCCTGATTCTTCGAATTCAAAAGCGAAAACTGTCCTGGGCAGCGTTCTGGCGCCGGCATGTTTATTTGGTCAAGACCACCGCTCAGATGGTGCAAAGCCAAGACGTCCATCTCACCTCGCGGGACTCTCACCGATCACCCGTCCCGTATATGATCAAAACGACCGCGTTTGTGACCACCGCTCTGACTGTCGCCGGTGGGTCGTGGTACTTGGCTGTGAACTTGACCACCGCTAGCGACTTGACGGCTATTTACAACTGTTCCGCCTTTTTTGCGTATGCGTTCTCCATTCCGCTTCTCAAGGATAAGCTACGCCTTGACAAAATCCTCTCGGTGTGCGTGGCCATCATCGGTGTGCTCATCGTTGCATACGGTGATCGACCCAGCAAGGTGGCCAAGGATGGATCGGCCAAGACCGgagttgatgaagaagctcagAACCGGCTCCTGGGAAATATCATCATTGGTATTGGCAGTGTGCTGTATGGCCTTTATGAGGTCTTGTACAAGCGCTTTGCCTGTCCGCCCGAGGGAACTAGTGCCGGGCGAGGGACCATCTTTGCCAATACCTTTGGTAGCATGATCGGTTGCTTCACTCTCTGTGTGTTGTGGATTCCGATCCCCATCTTGCACATGCTGGGATGGGAGACCTTTCGGGTCCCCACGGGTGAAGCGGCGTGGATGCTTTTGATTTCTGTGCTTGCCAATGCGAGTAAGTATTTAGGTTTCCTTCAATGAGGAACTGGACCGTCTCCTCTCAGCGAGTATGGACGTAACGCTGACTGTGTTCCGTTGCGCAGCTTTTTCGGGATCATTCCTCGTCTTGATCTCCCTGACATCGCCGGTGCTCTCGTCCGTAGCAGCACTCTTGAcgatcttcctcgtcgcGATTGTTGACTGGATCCGCACAGGACAGGCTCTGTCCTTTTCATCCATTGTGGGTGGAGTATTGATCATGGCCGCATTCTTCCTGCTCAGCTGGAGTACCTATCGGGAAATGCAGGAGGAGCGCCGGAAACAACTGGAAAACGATCAGGTGGAGTCTGAGAGCGACGAGTAGAGCTGTCTTTTGTGtgtgtcttcttcttttcattgcATCGGGTGCTGGTAACCGTTGTCGTTGATGTCTAGATTTACTCGGCGGGGTGTGGTTTTATATTTGACTGTTTGATCTCGTCTGCTGAGCATTATATCGGATGTCGACTTGGCCTCCTTGGCCctgtttctctctttttttttctctctcctttctcgTCTTGTATGTTTTCCCACTTGAAGTTGTGTTGCCTCTGCTGCATTTCGGCCCCTCTTATAATGTCTCtatctttttccctcctccgcCCTGTGACTGTCATAGACAATATGCTTCCGGACTGGCCCGTTGAATGATCGAGACCAGATCTGGTAGGAAAGCGCACCCAAGGTCTCGATTAGGTTGGACGAGAATCCGCCGCCCTCGAGGCATCCCCAGATTCTTATTTCTTGAACATGACATGGTCGAGGGGCCACTGGACCCGCTTGGGTATTCTCGGTCCCGAATTGCGTATCTCTCCCACCCCGGATGTCCAGGCGCAGTCGTCCATCTACAGTAAATAATGATACCGGCCATACTCACCCACCGTCCAACCCCCGTAGTCGGTCGTCCGCCGACTGGGCCAGGCCATTCATTGTTGTACCCAGTTGGATGATCCGTAGATGGATCTACGAATCACTGCATTCCAATTCACACCCTCTGTCAACCCACCGACCAACCCACCAGTTTTAGATTACGATGGAATTctcctggggggggggggcgaggTCAGTGGCGTTGGCATCGAAGTTGATCCCAGGGTCCAGGGAAGATTGCATTCGCATTCACGATCGTTGGGTCCCGAGTCCATGGTGCTAAGCCATCACGTAACCTACCGACGTCTACCTACCATTCATCCTTTGTGTATACTTGTAAGTATaattattattattattattcgTGAGTGCAGTCATTATAGACTCACTCGATCTCGTCCAGATCGACCGATGCAGTCCAGCCGGGCCCATCCGGGCCCCGAATGCCAACGCACCCTCCTCCCACTACTCGTATTTGAAGATTCGAGCAATTTGAAACGAGTCCCGAGCGAATAGAAATCGAATGAATCGACAACTCGAGGCCTCCATTCCCATTGGAAGAATCTAAGAAaaggaatcaaaaaaaagaggacacAATGTCAATGTCAATTTCAATATTGAATAGACACAGATGCTGACCTCACCTCACTCGGACAGGACACCTTTGGATCCAACCGTTCCGACCAGTCGCGCATACCAGGTGCCCTCTTTTTTGTAATTTTTCTATCGATCAACCGATGTGTTCGATGCGGGCCTAGAATTCTTCCCCCATGGGTTTCCGCGGCGGGGGTGATCGGTGGTAGATCCACTGTCGATTCGGTGGAGATCTTTTCTTTGTGGATGTAAAACTCGATGGATGTGTAGTACTTTTGATGATGGatttgtttctctctctctctctctctctcggcaGAGAgggatgatgattgatgCCGAATGGGTTAGAAGGAAGGGCAGGGAAGGGAATGAGATGGGTGGTCGTGGCAAAAATGTTCACGTCCAACTCTTTACTACTGACGGGGACCTATTGCCGATTCTCATTGATGACTGCCTACCGAGAGGCGGTCACTCGTGCAGATCCAGTAGCATTTCGTACAGGCTGGGTTGAGTCCTCGTCCTGTACGCTCGTTTTATCTGAACCGCCGAAACGTGCGCTCCAATAGGGACATGCGCCCGCCAAACTGGCACGACGTGCGCGCTAAGTGCAGTGCAGTGCACATTCGGATCTGGGGGGGAGAAGCGGTTTCCACGGTTCGACGGGATATGGGAACCGAGTTGAGACTGTTTGGTAGTCATAGTGCAGTAGTTACCAATTACGAAATGACTATAGACCTACTGTAATCCCTACTCCTCAATAGTACCTTTTTTGCCTCGATTTCACGATCATGAACGCTCAATTGGCCATGAGAGAGGATAAAATTGATCCcgccttttttttatatgtatatttcccccccttttggGACTCCGCATGTGGTAAACGGTATCTGGGAACGGTGGTTGCTGTCCGACGACTGATCCAGGGTCATCTGGTTTTGGTATGCTTCGTGCAAAGGATGACTCGTACTCCCCTTTCACGGGGTACAGTAGTTGAAGAGCAAGGTACTACTGAGTACCAGTATCTATGCTACTCTCTATTGAAGTGTACTCCTACCATGTATAGATGTACATCCTACCCAAAATGTCACGTAGTACAAGGCCGACATCTTTGGCGCCACTCCTCGAGAGAAGGGCGGCTACACTC
This genomic window from Penicillium oxalicum strain HP7-1 chromosome III, whole genome shotgun sequence contains:
- a CDS encoding Tubulin gamma chain, with amino-acid sequence MPREIITIQAGQCGNNVGSQFWQQLCLEHGISQDGNLEEFATEGGDRKDVFFYQSDDTRYIPRAILLDLEPRVLHAIQSGPYRNIYNPENFFIGQNGVGAGNNWGAGYAAGEGVQEEIFDMIDREADGSDSLEGFMLLHSIAGGTGSGLGSYLLERMNDRFPKKLIQTYSVFPDMQTTDVVVNPYNSLLSMRRLTQDADSVVVLDNGALSRIVADRLHMRPGSIDDTTNFDQTNQLVSTVMSASTATLRYPGYMHNDLAGIIASLIPTPRCHFLLTSYTPFTGDNIEQAKTVRKTTVLDVMRRLLQPKNRMVSMTPSKSSCYISILNMIQGEADPTDVHKSLLRIRERRLASFIPWGPASIQVALTKKSPYLQHSHRVSGLMLANHTSVATLFKRIIQQYDRLRKRNAFLEPYRKEAPFADGFGEFDEARAVVMDLVAEYEAAEREDYLDPGAGAEKEMGV
- a CDS encoding Aflatoxin B1 aldehyde reductase member 2: MPLIAQNPQPRVILGLMTFGPDESKGARITSLDEYKKCLDYFQQQGFNEIDTARIYVGGEQEAFTAKAQWKERGLTLATKWYPIEAGAHKPAVVREKLELSLKELNTDQVDIFYLHAPDRSVPFAETLEEVNKLHKEGKFVQLGLSNYTAFEVAEIVTTCAERGWVRPTIYQAMYNAITRNIETELVPVCRRYGIDIVVYNPLAGGLFSGKYKTKDVPAEGRYSDKHGTGNNYRNRYFRDANFEALSLIEPVVEKHGLTLIETALRWVRHHSALKMDGDGRDGVIVGVSSFNQLESNLKDLQKGPLPEEVVKALDEAWMIAKAYSANYWHLDLKYTYDTQEALFKPKPKV